A region of the Peredibacter starrii genome:
AGCTTGAGAGCGTATTTAAATCCTTCTCGTTCCCAGTAATAATCTTTGCCTTCGACCAGATGCGCTTTACCCAAAAGCTTTTCAATATCGGTAAGCGTTGTTTTCTGTGGTTGCAGCTGACTTAAAGGAGATGGTAAAAGTTTTTGGACCTGCGTTTTCCAGGATGTCTCCGCTGAGACATTGGTTGCCATGAACAAGGTAAAAAGCAGGATTTTAATCATAGTTTTCTTGTCGGATAATCTTCCTTAAAGCTTTAGCCTATAAAGAGTAAGCCTATGAAATTAATGGCCCTTTTTTTAACCCTATTGACCCTTGGAGCTTGGGCCCAGGGTGAGCCCCCCAAACCTGAAGAGTTAGAAACTGAGAAAAACATTGAGTCGGTTTTTGGGGTCGATCAGAATAAAAAGTTTTCCTTCCATCAACCCACCTACTTTGTTTTTGGTGATGATGATTTGAAGCTTCAGTTTAGTTTTAAGTATCGACTGGCGAGGTCTCTTGATCTTTATTTTGCTTACTCACAAGTTATGTTCTGGGACATTTGGAAAGAGTCGAGACCCTTTGAAGATGTGAACTATAAACCGGAACTGTTCTACCGTTTATTGGAAACAAAAACCGGATTCTTTCAGAGTTTTGATATTGGATGGCTTCACACTTCCAATGGCCAGGATAAAGAGGATTCTCGTTCTTTGGACCGAGTTTTTATTCGTTCTAATATTGCCACAAAATTTCGTCGTCATAATGTTGGTGCCGTCATCATGATCTACAATATTTATAATGAAGATGCGACCAATGAAGATATTGTCGATCACTATGGATACTGGGACGCACTCTTTTATCTTTCAGACTTGGTTCATATTGAGAAACAAAGATTGGACCTTGAAGTCAGGGCCTATGCCGGTAAGAAGATCTATGACATTGATCAGGGGGCCTATCAAATTGGACTCATCTATAGAGTAGGAAGTGATAACTTTAATCCCTCCATTTATTTTCAAAGATTCGAAGGATATGGTGAAAATTTACTTGGTTACAACAAGCGACGCACGGAGCATCGACTGGGTCTAATGCTGTACTTCTAAGCATAAATGTTGTAGCGTTGTGCTCCTCATAGGAGAACATTTATGCGTTTTTTCATTCTATTAGCGCTGCTGCTAAGCTCGCAGGCATTCGCGCAACTTACAAATGAATCTGAGCTTGCTTACGTTCAAACTGGTGGTAACTCTGACGTTCAAACTGCCAATGCTAAAACCGTTAACATCTACACCTGGCCATCTCACAAATTCACTTTCGGCGGTCACTACATTTATGGTGAAACCAATAATGGTGTTTCTGCCAGAAACTGGGACGGAAACGGAAGAGTTGAAAAATCTTTAAGTGAGCATTTGTCTCTTACTCTGGGTGAAGTGATTGAAGGAAACAGATTCACAGGCATCAAAACTCGTTACAACTCCGACGTTGGCGCCAAATACTATTACATCAAAACGGACATGAAGACCTTCTTCTCTGAATTGGGTTACCGATATACGATTGAAGATCGTTATGCTCCGATTGAAAACACTTACGATAACAAAGGTCGTTTTTATAACGAATGGAACCACAAGGTCTCGGCCACGGTTCAATACAAGTTCTGGCTTGAATACATTCCAAACTTCACAGACTCTCGCGACTATATGGTCAACGGAGAGGCCTCATTAACTTCAATTCTTAATTCGGTATTTTCTCTGAAGATCGCTTATCTAGGGATGTATGATAATCGTCCGGCGTTTCTTGGATTTAAGAACTACGATTACACTCAGACCACATCTATTGTTGCTAAGTTTTAATGAAATAGGGGAGCATGATTTTGGTCATGCTCCCAGCGGTTTCAGACTCCTGAGCTAGAATCT
Encoded here:
- a CDS encoding phospholipase A, yielding MKLMALFLTLLTLGAWAQGEPPKPEELETEKNIESVFGVDQNKKFSFHQPTYFVFGDDDLKLQFSFKYRLARSLDLYFAYSQVMFWDIWKESRPFEDVNYKPELFYRLLETKTGFFQSFDIGWLHTSNGQDKEDSRSLDRVFIRSNIATKFRRHNVGAVIMIYNIYNEDATNEDIVDHYGYWDALFYLSDLVHIEKQRLDLEVRAYAGKKIYDIDQGAYQIGLIYRVGSDNFNPSIYFQRFEGYGENLLGYNKRRTEHRLGLMLYF
- a CDS encoding DUF481 domain-containing protein, producing the protein MRFFILLALLLSSQAFAQLTNESELAYVQTGGNSDVQTANAKTVNIYTWPSHKFTFGGHYIYGETNNGVSARNWDGNGRVEKSLSEHLSLTLGEVIEGNRFTGIKTRYNSDVGAKYYYIKTDMKTFFSELGYRYTIEDRYAPIENTYDNKGRFYNEWNHKVSATVQYKFWLEYIPNFTDSRDYMVNGEASLTSILNSVFSLKIAYLGMYDNRPAFLGFKNYDYTQTTSIVAKF